The Candidatus Uhrbacteria bacterium genome has a segment encoding these proteins:
- a CDS encoding ABC transporter ATP-binding protein yields MVPALSVNHIGKTFKLQTGADFQALNDVSLEIKAGTIHGLLGPNGAGKSTLINLISGVMAPDSGSILIEGVDVMKESERSKQLIGIVPQEVVIEMAFTVREVLWFFAGMYGVPAAERGPRIENALKDLDLIDKADERARSLSGGMKRRLMIAKAIMHKPKLLILDEPTAGVDVALRQKIWELVRRLNKEGTTILFTTHYLEEAEQLCENVTLINHGRIIKGGSVKELLRESSRNMISFELFKRDVEHLPGVIVEGTEYRYPMKDLEADVHALTNFYGGNLKSIRTEAVSLEQVFLEVTKG; encoded by the coding sequence ATGGTTCCAGCCTTATCTGTCAATCACATCGGAAAAACCTTTAAACTACAGACAGGTGCCGATTTTCAAGCCTTGAATGATGTTTCTCTGGAGATCAAGGCCGGAACGATTCATGGATTGCTTGGTCCAAATGGAGCAGGTAAGTCGACGTTGATCAACTTGATTAGCGGCGTGATGGCTCCTGATTCCGGATCGATTTTGATCGAGGGTGTGGATGTCATGAAAGAGTCCGAGCGATCCAAACAGCTGATCGGTATTGTTCCGCAGGAAGTCGTCATCGAGATGGCTTTTACGGTACGAGAAGTGCTTTGGTTTTTTGCGGGTATGTATGGCGTGCCAGCAGCCGAGCGCGGACCACGTATCGAGAATGCGCTTAAAGATCTCGATTTGATTGATAAGGCTGATGAACGCGCTCGTAGCTTGTCGGGCGGTATGAAGCGCCGGTTGATGATTGCAAAAGCGATCATGCATAAGCCAAAGCTTTTGATTCTTGATGAGCCTACGGCCGGTGTTGATGTCGCGCTAAGACAAAAAATTTGGGAATTGGTGCGTCGATTAAATAAAGAGGGGACAACGATTTTGTTTACGACGCATTACTTGGAAGAGGCCGAGCAGCTTTGCGAGAATGTGACCTTGATTAATCATGGGCGGATTATTAAAGGGGGCTCGGTGAAGGAGTTATTGCGCGAGTCATCGCGTAATATGATTTCTTTTGAGTTGTTCAAACGTGATGTCGAACATTTACCGGGTGTGATCGTTGAAGGGACGGAGTATCGATATCCGATGAAAGACTTGGAGGCAGATGTGCATGCGCTGACAAACTTTTACGGTGGAAATTTGAAATCGATTCGTACAGAAGCTGTTTCGCTTGAGCAGGTCTTTTTGGAAGTAACCAAAGGTTAA
- a CDS encoding ABC transporter permease: MNLTYMWAVYARELMRFRKLWMDTLFTPIVSMGLYLAVFGVVSSGQQVGGIEYLAFVYTGLLTMTMVNSSFSNPAFALVIARNMGTLIDLQMAPIAPWRIGLAYSMAALTRGLITLAVGITATIWFVPLRSIAHPLLLLLALVSTGLLFGFLGVIFGMRAKNFEALTFVTSFVLQPMIFLAGVFYPIAQLPGIWATISQFNPMHHVVNLVRFSATGYSDASPMLSFGIVIGATLIAGVAMHFVTQKSLKA; this comes from the coding sequence ATGAATCTGACTTACATGTGGGCTGTGTATGCGCGGGAACTCATGCGTTTCCGTAAGCTTTGGATGGATACATTGTTTACACCGATTGTTTCCATGGGTTTGTATTTGGCTGTGTTTGGTGTGGTCTCTTCCGGGCAGCAGGTTGGAGGTATTGAATATCTCGCATTTGTTTATACGGGATTGCTGACGATGACGATGGTGAACTCGAGTTTCTCGAATCCGGCCTTTGCCTTGGTTATCGCGAGAAATATGGGGACACTGATTGATTTGCAAATGGCGCCGATCGCTCCTTGGCGTATCGGATTGGCTTACTCGATGGCGGCACTTACGCGCGGTTTGATTACGCTCGCTGTTGGTATTACGGCGACCATATGGTTTGTGCCGCTGCGTTCCATCGCCCATCCGCTTTTGCTGCTTCTTGCCTTGGTTTCCACGGGTCTCTTGTTTGGGTTTCTCGGCGTTATTTTTGGAATGCGCGCCAAGAATTTTGAAGCGCTTACCTTTGTGACGAGCTTCGTGTTACAGCCGATGATCTTTTTGGCCGGCGTGTTTTATCCGATCGCGCAGCTACCGGGTATTTGGGCGACGATTTCCCAATTTAATCCGATGCATCATGTTGTGAATTTGGTGCGATTTTCTGCAACGGGTTACTCCGATGCATCGCCGATGCTTTCTTTTGGTATCGTCATCGGAGCAACATTGATTGCGGGAGTTGCGATGCATTTTGTCACGCAGAAAAGCTTGAAAGCATGA